One Nostoc punctiforme PCC 73102 DNA window includes the following coding sequences:
- a CDS encoding HU family DNA-binding protein has translation MNKGELVDAVAEKASVTKKQADAVLTAALETIIEAVSSGDKVTLVGFGSFESRERKAREGRNPKTNEKMEIPATRVPAFSAGKLFREKVAPPKA, from the coding sequence ATGAACAAAGGTGAATTAGTTGATGCCGTAGCTGAAAAGGCTAGTGTTACCAAGAAACAAGCGGATGCAGTCTTAACTGCCGCTTTGGAAACGATTATTGAAGCGGTTTCCTCTGGTGATAAGGTGACATTGGTGGGATTTGGCTCATTTGAATCACGCGAACGTAAAGCCCGCGAAGGTCGCAACCCGAAAACAAATGAGAAAATGGAAATTCCCGCAACGAGAGTTCCTGCTTTCTCCGCAGGCAAACTGTTTAGAGAAAAGGTAGCACCCCCAAAAGCATAG